Proteins co-encoded in one Astyanax mexicanus isolate ESR-SI-001 chromosome 1, AstMex3_surface, whole genome shotgun sequence genomic window:
- the zar1 gene encoding zygote arrest protein 1, translating into MASYGDESLDSYLYTSYNPYSYRCPRPKGWRHKSYLAAYGDSDSYLDTYHRAQLKSILSQINPNLTPRLRKANTRDVAVQVNPRAHVSIQCSLGPRTLLQVRRRDSPRARRIDGQTPGSPGSSSSGGGSPGGVRFPRTQAVYSPIASRGLASFLQEEEEEEEEERRGAKEEEEEKQQQQENKERRSSKQAKDELSPDKSMEGSEQTGVVDGSKSEAEKSGQEESKIKGRVRFQFLEQKYGYYHCRDCNLRWESAYVWCVQGTNKVYFKQFCRTCQKSFNPYRVEDITCQSCKKARCTCPGTARHVDPKRPHRQDLCGRCKGKRLSCDSTFSFKYII; encoded by the exons ATGGCTTCATACGGAGACGAGTCCCTCGACAGCTATCTGTACACCTCCTACAACCCTTACTCCTACAGATGCCCCAGGCCCAAGGGCTGGAGGCACAAGAGCTACCTGGCGGCGTACGGGGACAGCGACAGCTACCTGGACACCTACCACCGCGCGCAGCTCAAGTCCATCCTGTCCCAGATTAACCCCAACCTGACGCCCCGCCTCAGGAAGGCCAACACCCGGGACGTGGCCGTGCAGGTCAACCCCAGGGCGCACGTGTCCATCCAGTGCTCGCTGGGGCCGCGCACGCTGCTGCAGGTGCGCAGGCGCGACAGTCCGCGCGCGCGCAGGATTGACGGTCAGACCCCCGGCAGCCCCGGTTCCTCCAGCAGCGGCGGCGGGAGCCCGGGGGGCGTCCGGTTCCCGCGCACTCAAGCAGTGTACTCCCCCATAGCCAGCAGGGGCCTGGCCTCCTTCcttcaggaggaggaggaggaggaggaggaggagcgcaGGGGAgcaaaggaggaggaagaggagaaacagcagcagcaggagaacaAAGAGCGCAGGAGCTCCAAACAAGCCAAAGATGAGCTTAGTCCCGACAAAAGCATGGAAGGAAGTGAGCAGACTGGAGTTGTGGATGGAAGTAAGAGTGAGGCTGAGAAGAGTGGGCAGGAGGAGTCCAAGATCAAGGGCAGAGTGAGGTTTCAG TTTCTAGAACAGAAGTACGGCTACTACCACTGCAGAGACTGCAACCTGCGCTGGGAGAGTGCATATGTGTGGTGTGTTCAGGGCACAAACAAG GTCTACTTCAAGCAGTTTTGCAGAACATGTCAGAAGTCATTCAACCCATACCGTGTAGAGGACATAACCTGCCAA AGCTGTAAGAAGGCACGCTGCACTTGCCCTGGAACAGCACGTCATGTTGACCCTAAAAGACCTCACAGACAGGACCTGTGTGGTCGCTGTAAAGGCAAACGGCTCTCCTGTGACAGCACCTTCAGTTTCAAGTACATTATATAA